A single genomic interval of Seriola aureovittata isolate HTS-2021-v1 ecotype China chromosome 10, ASM2101889v1, whole genome shotgun sequence harbors:
- the pnpla2 gene encoding patatin-like phospholipase domain-containing protein 2 codes for MFPLDSPWNISFAGCGFLGIYHVGVASCLLEQAPFLVQNARHIYGASAGALTATALVSGVCLGEAGASIIDVAKEARKRFLGPMHPSFNLVKIVRHMLLRTLPADCHHRANGRLGISLTRVTDGENVLVSHFNDKEELVQACVCSAYIPVYCGLIPPTLQGVRYVDGGISDNLPQYELKNTITVSPFSGESDICPRDTSTNIHELRFTNTSIQFTLTNLYRVSRALFPPDPMIMKAMCKQGYKDALHFLKRNGLLNFNGPLRDRPLLANGEEKEDYNDDDEEEEEEEDDKSDEEEENPQKEERAVVIHSSSSVEEHIMEHLPPILHKALVEACMERRSLVQSLSNLLPVRMASAMMLPYTLPLESAMFLTLRLLEWLPDVQEDVGWIREQILKLVQHVLRQASKSISQHVSARFSYQLELHHYQSLPYQLSSTNLFPTWVNERSSSVQDVFSRLDEYKRQLLSGVLCINMDLQGSFETGQMPPNNSSSPILSTEGLTMHTGCLNIPPAAHSGSDISSS; via the exons ATGTTCCCGTTAGACTCGCCGTGGAACATCTCGTTTGCGGGTTGTGGATTCCTCGGCATCTATCACGTCGGTGTGGCCAGCTGTCTGCTGGAGCAGGCCCCTTTTTTGGTCCAAAATGCCAGGCACATATACGGGGCATCAGCTGGGGCCCTCACTGCCACTGCCCTGGTCAGTGGAGTATGTCTCG GAGAGGCTGGTGCAAGTATCATCGACGTTGCCAAAGAGGCTAGAAAGCGATTCCTGGGACCCATGCATCCTTCTTTTAATCTGGTGAAGATTGTGCGTCACATGCTGCTGCGCACTTTGCCAGCTGATTGCCACCATCGGGCGAACGGACGGTTAGGAATCTCTCTCACCCGAGTGACAGATGGAGAAAATGTCCTGGTATCTCACTTCAACGACAAGGAGGAGCTGGTGCAG GCATGTGTCTGCAGTGCCTACATCCCAGTGTATTGTGGCCTTATTCCTCCGACACTGCAAGGAGTG CGATATGTCGATGGAGGAATCTCAGACAACCTGCCTCAGTATGAGCTGAAAAACACCATCACTGTGTCCCCGTTCTCTGGGGAGAGTGACATCTGCCCCCGAGACACCTCGACCAACATACATGAGCTGCGATTCACCAACACAAGCATCCAGTTCACTCTCACCAACCTCTACAGAGTCTCCAGAGCTCTTTTCCCTCCAGACCCAATG ATTATGAAGGCCATGTGTAAACAGGGATACAAAGATGCTTTGCACTTTTTAAAGAGGAATG gaTTGCTTAATTTCAATGGACCTCTCAGAGACAGACCCCTGCTAGCTaatggagaagaaaaggaggattacaatgatgatgatgaagaggaggaggaggaggaggatgataaaagtgatgaagaggaagagaacccacagaaagaagagagagcagtGGTGATTCATTCCAGTTCCTCAGTAGAGGAGCATATCATGGAACACCTTCCGCCTATCCTGCACAAAG CTTTAGTTGAGGCGTGCATGGAGAGGAGGAGCCTGGTGCAGTCTCTAAGCAACCTGCTTCCTGTCAGGATGGCCTCAGCCATGATGCTTCCCTACACTCTCCCTCTGGAGTCTGCTATGTTCTTGACTCTCAG ACTTCTGGAGTGGTTGCCAGATGTGCAGGAAGATGTGGGATGGATTCGAGAGCAGATATTAAAACTCGTGCAGCACGTTCTTCGCCAGGCCTCCAAAAGCATTTCGCAGCACGTATCTGCCAG GTTTTCCTACCAGCTGGAGCTACATCACTACCAGTCCCTCCCATACCAGCTCAGCTCCACCAACCTGTTTCCCACCTGGGTGAATGAGCGAAGTTCTTCAGTCCAGGATGTCTTCTCGCGTCTCGACGAATACAAGAGACAGCTGCTGTCTGGAGTGCTGTGTATCAACATGGACCTGCAAGGCTCCTTCGAAACTGGACAGATGCCACCAAATAATAGCTCCTCGCCCATCCTTTCCACAGAGGGCCTCACAATGCACACAGGTTGTCTTAATATTCCACCTGCTGCCCACTCCGGCAGCGACATCAGCAGCTCCTAA
- the pidd1 gene encoding p53-induced death domain-containing protein 1 isoform X1: MERCSEEDGAHDEVNGDQAAGWIVRTDRLEAGEELETTASQGGLPFMDITGPTIPSGVMPEGQAGVLEPERDESIAAPSVSPSSIMDTCGPSMSSISSSLYSSSHHHTNFSSPSSSSSSSVLSLTPPLPPSVELSAVLTDTRLTLDVYQGGASALPLLWASIPGQLKGLQYLRLGSEDKPGLDDALDVVPHLTELCSLAIRGHRFYDSQGDPLPGLLTTLPTTLSTLSHLVHLDLSFNQLSSLPSCMFSIPALTSLLLCHNCLSALPPDLGQLSSLTYLSLLGNELVSLPPSLGQLKALQTLDVSHNLLQHLPDEIGSLEDLVKLELSHNKLKRLPETMGSLLSLRELFIYSNDFRLIPHCLNKLPLLKIDVRDNPLGQPPTPPPLPPTPDLAEPKIPELHLGFKQHSFCVSSAGCHVFLPGGAELLFPPGCLEKTTRLEWCEKRPERKWVWLEEHEILLSRPLELRPHGITFLKPVEVCVPYHRAKRREVVVRRFDGHSWSTLPTDLRRGSDNHSSHPGGRPAKLACCSVRQFSWFMAVSCPVKDSCSVTSAGALLVSSSDPGIKLHFPPDSTVQTRTITLQVLQVSVSEVQTLCGDPQARVSPLLCLSQTPNIHFLQPVKVQIPLPPGVTGHTVDTTCLHLLHGDPTAQTWTDITSQVSLYVTHLYAIFYITHFSWYWLWYTTQRCVSGVVRKVYQRLKQFKVQFLVLQRKTDPSQVLLQCLPANKVEGRVQSLSEQYDGPQPSDLCDLLEGEQFFAGFERGLDISADRPDCVHGRLCFEFYSSLKNLKEVYICPALGQSGPVRGQVRRTSYSADERVQWLEMYLFIEERFPAICQRKWHERGKDMTASGLQLYH; encoded by the exons ATGGAGAGGTGCAGCGAGGAAGATGGAGCTCATGATGAAGTGAATGGAGACCAGGCAGCCGGTTGGATTGTGAGGACAGACAGGTTGGAGGCTGGAGAAGAGCTGGAAACGACAGCATCCCAGGGTGGATTACCTTTTATGGACATTACTGGACCTACGATACCAAGTGGTGTGATGCCTGAGGGCCAAGCAGGAGTCTTGGAGCCAGAGAGGGATGAGAGCATAGctgctccctctgtgtctccctcCAGCATCATGGACACCTGCGGTCCTTCCATGTCAagcatctcctcctccttgtaTTCATCCAGCCATCATCATACCAATTTTTCTTCCccatcctcatcttcctcttcctctgtcctgtctctgaCTCCACCCTTGCCTCCCTCTGTGGAGCTCTCAGCTGTGTTGACTGATACAAGGCTGACCCTGGATGTGTACCAGGGAGGAGCCTCTGCACTGCCACTGCTATGGGCGTCCATCCCCGGGCAGCTGAAGGGCCTCCAGTACCTGAGACTGGGCTCTGAAGATAAACCAGGGCTAGATGATGCACTGGATGTCGTACCCCATCTGACAGAGCTGTGCTCACTGGCTATTCGGG GACACCGTTTCTATGACTCGCAAGGTGATCCGCTGCCCGGCCTCCTCACCACTTTGCCCACAACTCTTTCCACCCTGTCTCATCTGGTGCACCTGGATCTCTCCTTTAaccagctctcctctctgccctcgTGCATGTTCAGCATCCCTGCGCTGACTTCCTTGCTTCTCTGTCACAATTGCCTCTCAGCTTTGCCTCCTGATTTAGGCCAGCTGTCCTCCCTTACCTACCTCTCCCTCCTGGGGAACGAGCTTGTCTCTCTTCCCCCGAGTCTGGGTCAGCTGAAAGCACTACAGACACTGGATGTTTCACATAATCTCCTCCAGCATCTGCCTGATGAAATTGGTTCTCTGGAGGACCTTGTTAAGCTGGAATTGTCCCACAACAAGCTGAAACGGCTACCAGAGACCATGG GCTCTCTCCTTTCGCTCAGGGAGCTTTTCATCTACAGCAATGACTTCCGTCTGATCCCCCATTGTCTGAACAAACTGCCTCTGCTGAAAATAGATGTGCGTGACAATCCTTTGGGGCAACCCccgacccctcctcctctccctcctacACCTg ATCTAGCTGAACCAAAAATTCCAGAGTTGCACCTCGGATTTAAGCAACACAG TTTCTGTGTTTCGTCTGCTGGGTGTCATGTGTTTCTCCCAGGGGGGGCTGAGCTGCTTTTCCCCCCGGGGTGCCTGGAGAAAACCACAAGGCTGGAGTGGTGTGAGAAAAGGCCAGAAAGGAAGTGGGTTTGGTTGGAGGAACATGAGATCCTACTGAGTCGTCCTCTGGAACTTCGTCCCCATGGAATTACATTTCTTAAG CCTGTGGAAGTATGTGTGCCGTATCATCGGGCTAAAAGAAGGGAGGTGGTCGTGCGGAGGTTTGACGGACATTCATGGAGCACTCTGCCCACTGATCTAAGGAGGGGAAGCGACAACCATAGCAGTCACCCCGGAGGACGTCCAGCCAAG TTGGCGTGCTGCTCAGTGCGCCAGTTCTCCTGGTTTATGGCAGTGTCCTGTCCAGTGAAGGACAGTTGCTCTGTTACATCAGCTGGAGCCCTGCTGGTGTCCAGCTCTGACCCCGGAATCAAGCTCCACTTCCCGCCAGACTCTACCGTACAGACCCGCACCATAACGTTACAG GTGTTGCAGGTGTCTGTGTCAGAGGTACAAACACTATGTGGCGATCCTCAGGCCAGGGTCAGCCCTCTCCTTTGCCTCTCCCAGACTCCTAACATACATTTCCTGCAGCCTGTCAAAGTTCAGATCCCACTGCCACCTGGAGTCACAG GCCATACAGTTGATACGACCTGTTTGCATCTGCTCCATGGAGACCCCACTGCCCAAACCTGGACTGATATCACATCACAAGTGTCTCTCTACGTCACTCATTTGTATGCCATTTTCTACATAACACATTTCTCCTG GTACTGGCTGTGGTACACCACTCAGCGCTGTGTTAGTGGGGTGGTCAGAAAGGTCTATCAAAGACTAAAACAGTTTAAGGTCCAGTTCCTCGTCCTCCAGCGGAAGACTGATCCCTCACAAGTTTTGTTACAGTGTTTACCTGCTAACAAG GTGGAAGGCAGAGTGCAGTCTCTGTCAGAGCAGTATGATGGACCTCAGCCTTCAGACCTGTGTGACCTGCTGGAAGGAGAGCAGTTCTTTGCCGGCTTTGAGAGGGGCTTAGATATCAGTGCAG ACAGACCAGACTGTGTGCACGGAAGACTGTGTTTTGAGTTTTACTCCAGCCTGAAGAATCTGAAGGAAGTGTACATCTGTCCAGCTCTGGGTCAGAGTGGGCCAGTGAGGGGACAAGTAAGACGGACATCATATTCAGCAGACGAAAGAGTGCAGTGGCTGGAAAT GTATCTTTTTATAGAGGAGAGATTCCCAGCAATCTGCCAGAGGAAGTGGCACGAAAGAGGAAAGGACATGACAGCCAGTGGCTTGCAACTTTACCACTAA
- the pidd1 gene encoding p53-induced death domain-containing protein 1 isoform X2, giving the protein MERCSEEDGAHDEVNGDQAAGWIVRTDRLEAGEELETTASQGGLPFMDITGPTIPSGVMPEGQAGVLEPERDESIAAPSVSPSSIMDTCGPSMSSISSSLYSSSHHHTNFSSPSSSSSSSVLSLTPPLPPSVELSAVLTDTRLTLDVYQGGASALPLLWASIPGQLKGLQYLRLGSEDKPGLDDALDVVPHLTELCSLAIRGHRFYDSQGDPLPGLLTTLPTTLSTLSHLVHLDLSFNQLSSLPSCMFSIPALTSLLLCHNCLSALPPDLGQLSSLTYLSLLGNELVSLPPSLGQLKALQTLDVSHNLLQHLPDEIGSLEDLVKLELSHNKLKRLPETMGSLLSLRELFIYSNDFRLIPHCLNKLPLLKIDVRDNPLGQPPTPPPLPPTPDLAEPKIPELHLGFKQHSFCVSSAGCHVFLPGGAELLFPPGCLEKTTRLEWCEKRPERKWVWLEEHEILLSRPLELRPHGITFLKPVEVCVPYHRAKRREVVVRRFDGHSWSTLPTDLRRGSDNHSSHPGGRPAKLACCSVRQFSWFMAVSCPVKDSCSVTSAGALLVSSSDPGIKLHFPPDSTVQTRTITLQVLQVSVSEVQTLCGDPQARVSPLLCLSQTPNIHFLQPVKVQIPLPPGVTGHTVDTTCLHLLHGDPTAQTWTDITSQVSLYVTHLYAIFYITHFSWWKAECSLCQSSMMDLSLQTCVTCWKESSSLPALRGA; this is encoded by the exons ATGGAGAGGTGCAGCGAGGAAGATGGAGCTCATGATGAAGTGAATGGAGACCAGGCAGCCGGTTGGATTGTGAGGACAGACAGGTTGGAGGCTGGAGAAGAGCTGGAAACGACAGCATCCCAGGGTGGATTACCTTTTATGGACATTACTGGACCTACGATACCAAGTGGTGTGATGCCTGAGGGCCAAGCAGGAGTCTTGGAGCCAGAGAGGGATGAGAGCATAGctgctccctctgtgtctccctcCAGCATCATGGACACCTGCGGTCCTTCCATGTCAagcatctcctcctccttgtaTTCATCCAGCCATCATCATACCAATTTTTCTTCCccatcctcatcttcctcttcctctgtcctgtctctgaCTCCACCCTTGCCTCCCTCTGTGGAGCTCTCAGCTGTGTTGACTGATACAAGGCTGACCCTGGATGTGTACCAGGGAGGAGCCTCTGCACTGCCACTGCTATGGGCGTCCATCCCCGGGCAGCTGAAGGGCCTCCAGTACCTGAGACTGGGCTCTGAAGATAAACCAGGGCTAGATGATGCACTGGATGTCGTACCCCATCTGACAGAGCTGTGCTCACTGGCTATTCGGG GACACCGTTTCTATGACTCGCAAGGTGATCCGCTGCCCGGCCTCCTCACCACTTTGCCCACAACTCTTTCCACCCTGTCTCATCTGGTGCACCTGGATCTCTCCTTTAaccagctctcctctctgccctcgTGCATGTTCAGCATCCCTGCGCTGACTTCCTTGCTTCTCTGTCACAATTGCCTCTCAGCTTTGCCTCCTGATTTAGGCCAGCTGTCCTCCCTTACCTACCTCTCCCTCCTGGGGAACGAGCTTGTCTCTCTTCCCCCGAGTCTGGGTCAGCTGAAAGCACTACAGACACTGGATGTTTCACATAATCTCCTCCAGCATCTGCCTGATGAAATTGGTTCTCTGGAGGACCTTGTTAAGCTGGAATTGTCCCACAACAAGCTGAAACGGCTACCAGAGACCATGG GCTCTCTCCTTTCGCTCAGGGAGCTTTTCATCTACAGCAATGACTTCCGTCTGATCCCCCATTGTCTGAACAAACTGCCTCTGCTGAAAATAGATGTGCGTGACAATCCTTTGGGGCAACCCccgacccctcctcctctccctcctacACCTg ATCTAGCTGAACCAAAAATTCCAGAGTTGCACCTCGGATTTAAGCAACACAG TTTCTGTGTTTCGTCTGCTGGGTGTCATGTGTTTCTCCCAGGGGGGGCTGAGCTGCTTTTCCCCCCGGGGTGCCTGGAGAAAACCACAAGGCTGGAGTGGTGTGAGAAAAGGCCAGAAAGGAAGTGGGTTTGGTTGGAGGAACATGAGATCCTACTGAGTCGTCCTCTGGAACTTCGTCCCCATGGAATTACATTTCTTAAG CCTGTGGAAGTATGTGTGCCGTATCATCGGGCTAAAAGAAGGGAGGTGGTCGTGCGGAGGTTTGACGGACATTCATGGAGCACTCTGCCCACTGATCTAAGGAGGGGAAGCGACAACCATAGCAGTCACCCCGGAGGACGTCCAGCCAAG TTGGCGTGCTGCTCAGTGCGCCAGTTCTCCTGGTTTATGGCAGTGTCCTGTCCAGTGAAGGACAGTTGCTCTGTTACATCAGCTGGAGCCCTGCTGGTGTCCAGCTCTGACCCCGGAATCAAGCTCCACTTCCCGCCAGACTCTACCGTACAGACCCGCACCATAACGTTACAG GTGTTGCAGGTGTCTGTGTCAGAGGTACAAACACTATGTGGCGATCCTCAGGCCAGGGTCAGCCCTCTCCTTTGCCTCTCCCAGACTCCTAACATACATTTCCTGCAGCCTGTCAAAGTTCAGATCCCACTGCCACCTGGAGTCACAG GCCATACAGTTGATACGACCTGTTTGCATCTGCTCCATGGAGACCCCACTGCCCAAACCTGGACTGATATCACATCACAAGTGTCTCTCTACGTCACTCATTTGTATGCCATTTTCTACATAACACATTTCTCCTG GTGGAAGGCAGAGTGCAGTCTCTGTCAGAGCAGTATGATGGACCTCAGCCTTCAGACCTGTGTGACCTGCTGGAAGGAGAGCAGTTCTTTGCCGGCTTTGAGAGGGGCTTAG
- the slc25a22a gene encoding mitochondrial glutamate carrier 1 — protein sequence MADKQISLPAKLINGGIAGLIGVTCVFPIDLAKTRLQNQQNGSRLYTSMSDCLIKTIRSEGYFGMYRGAAVNLTLVTPEKAIKLAANDFFRHHLSKDGKLTLFKEMLAGCGAGTCQVIVTTPMEMLKIQLQDAGRIAAQRKLMPETVAAGTVETKSPTAMQLTRELLREKGIAGLYKGLGATLLRDVPFSIIYFPLFANLNELGKRGADGPAPFYVSFISGCLAGSTAAVAVNPVDVIKTRLQSLNRGSTEDTYSGVTDCIRKIMRNEGPAAFLKGAYCRALVIAPLFGIAQVVYFLGVGEFILSFLPKKDN from the exons ATGGCTGACAAGCAGATCAG TTTGCCTGCCAAATTGATCAATGGGGGGATCGCTGGCCTAATTGGAGTGACCTGTGTGTTTCCCATTGACTTGGCCAAGACTCGCTTGCAAAACCAGCAAAATGGATCTCGCCTTTACACCAGCAT GTCAGATTGCCTTATTAAGACCATCCGGTCAGAGGGGTATTTTGGGATGTATCGAG GAGCAGCGGTGAACTTAACACTAGTCACGCCAGAGAAAGCCATCAAATTGGCTGCCAACGACTTCTTCAGGCATCACCTCTCCAAGGATGG aaaacTCACTCTGTTCAAAGAGATGCTGGCTGGGTGCGGGGCAGGTACATGccag gTTATTGTCACAACTCCTATGGAGATGTTGAAAATCCAGCTCCAAGATGCTGGACGAATTG CGGCTCAGAGGAAGCTGATGCCAGAGACGGTGGCAGCAGGTACTGTGGAGACCAAGTCCCCAACAGCCATGCAGCTCACAAGAGAATTACTGAGGGAAAAGGGCATCGCAGGGCTGTATAAAGGCCTTGGTGCCACATTGCTCAG gGATGTTCCTTTCTCCATCATCTACTTCCCCCTGTTTGCCAATCTGAATGAACTGGGCAAAAGAGGTGCAGATGGCCCTGCTCCTTTCTACGTGTCGTTTATATCAGGCTGCCTTGCGGGGAGCACAGCGGCTGTCGCTGTCAACCCTGTTGATG tgatAAAGACTCGACTGCAGTCCCTGAACAGAGGAAGCACAGAAGACACGTACAGTGGAGTGACTGACTGTATCAG GAAAATTATGCGTAATGAGGGTCCAGCAGCCTTCCTGAAGGGAGCCTACTGTCGAGCCTTGGTCATTGCGCCTCTGTTTGGCATCGCCCAGGTCGTCTACTTCCTGGGTGTGGGTGAATTTATCCTCAGCTTCTTGCCTAAAAAAGACAACTAA